The proteins below are encoded in one region of Sminthopsis crassicaudata isolate SCR6 chromosome 1, ASM4859323v1, whole genome shotgun sequence:
- the SETD1B gene encoding LOW QUALITY PROTEIN: histone-lysine N-methyltransferase SETD1B (The sequence of the model RefSeq protein was modified relative to this genomic sequence to represent the inferred CDS: deleted 2 bases in 2 codons), with protein sequence MAFRGIRAGGRGSSHAEDHGKKQSSSWVNGMESSSHHHHQQPGPSGEKRNHHWRSYKLIIDPELKKGQHKLYRYDGQHFSKATQCFLSVKIEDPRVRRTWTKTKELELRVPKFKIDEFYVGPVPPKQVTFAKLNDNIRENFLTDMCKKYGEVEEVEILYNPKNKKHLGIAKVVFATVKGAREAVQHLHNTSVMGNIIHVELDTKGETRMRFYELLVNGLYTPQTLPVGIELDTSPTVNKTLQLTDALKRLKDGSGASAGSSASVTPNSSTPFSHDTAYSSSRLDTPNSYGQCTPLTPRLGTPFSQDSSYSSRQPTPSYHYSQDSGYKARRHETKFTDAYNRRHEHHYVHNSSGAFRSSEHTFPAAASGGASGGGGSSYKPHVQPETPQYSHTPPSAPVGHTGSNYKSAFSPYQAPALFAPHPEEPAALPAFAQGARDGGEYRRAQPPLEPPAVAAPLAKERPETPPGPPPPPPPPELNSLEPGGGPSFGWSPERCNSPGTPTLEASPSASEKPHDSLDSRIEMLLKEQRTKLPFLREHDSDTELRMEGSPISSSSSQLSPLPAFGSNSQPGFRGQTPSSRPSSTGLEDISPTPLPDSDDEEDLGLGLGPRPPPEPGPPDPAGLLGHGADAAKEMAGERTPASEKMDEGQQSSGEDMEISDDELPSAPITSADCPKPIVVNSSVTTPAVLATAIPLPPPGFPPPLPPPPPPPPQPGFPMPPPLPPPPPPPPPPTHPAVTVPPPPLPAPPPPPGVPPPHILPPLPPFPPGMFPMMQVDMMNVLGGQWAGMPMSFQMQTQMLSRMMQGQGMCQYPPFMGSGMQFVNLPPYRPFSVGAAMGRGQQWPPLPKFDPSVPPPGYMPKKEDPHKATVDGVLLVIVKELKAIMKRDLNRKMVEVVAFRAFDEWWDKKERMAKASLTPVKSGEHKDEERPKPKDRLTSCLLENWSKGEGLGYEGMGLGIGLRGAIRLPSFKVKRKEPPDPASTGDQKRLRPSTSVDEEDEESERDRDMSDVPSDLSKKDPDGVSIRRRPARPLELDSEGEEEDDKEESSSSSSSSSSSSSSSSSSSLSSSSSSSSEKEEEEEDRLAKTSSDKEEEEEEEEEEEEVCEEEEEGDEDEEEETAEVELSEKEEEPDSEGEDAGSMVSSKAEAVSSEESEDSSDYESSSESEEEEEEEEDEEEEEEEEEEEEEEEEEEETVALEEVVEEAAPGESQDLQVAGELAMEEEEEEDEEEVVTILELTPVVDEPDLPNLGAEETAGIGDAAELPGLKQVGEMLAESPTPAGPPEPPRRRSPSPVVASGEELEAELESAEIPKDMSLLQLQRPPSPPGLPPEAAPPLGSFLREVEMEGRPHPLGPKVVLPLEPEPLRLQPLFPARPLQALPLLEEPLPEEPPPRTPGRDPLAKSQSTETVPATPGSDTPLTASSLALSSPQVPSSPFSYPSQSPGLSGGGIPRTPGRDFSFTPTFPEAVGPLPLSVCSLPPGKKLPGDERPGPGAPASSSPLETSFPLPVSLPVPLSVPVPLPVPLPLPPGPLLPRSSTLLPLPLTLPLALPLASSLPTPCPPPTKRKPGRPKRSPPAVLTLDVPPGRLATLPPEAAGPKLLLLAGQPPAAASFHGAPDPRVVTLDFRNDGGLPPPLPPPPPPPPLPDEPTKLPFKELENQWLEEPPPPNRGPEEDVEAGDGGGFSKPKLPWRRPPKKRHEDMVVPLLPPPSPDFSSPQRPLFRARSEFEEMTILYDIWNGGIDEEDIRFLCVTYDRLLQQDNGMDWLNDTLWVYHPSTSFSTPKKKKREDGIREHVTGCARSEGYYKIDKKDKLKYLNNSRAFAEEPPADTQGMSIPAQPHASTRAGSERRSEQRRLLSSFTGSCDSDLLKFNQLKFRKKKLKFCKSHIHDWGLFAMEPIAADEMVIEYVGQNIRQVIADMREKRYEDEGIGSSYMFRVDHDTIIDATKCGNFARFINHSCNPNCYAKVITVESQKKIVIYSKQHINVNEEITYDYKFPIEDVKIPCLCGSENCRGTLN encoded by the exons ATGGCCTTCCGAGGGATCCGGGCCGGGGGGCGAGGGAGCAGCCACGCCGAAGATCATGGCAAAAAGCAGAGTTCAA GTTGGGTTAACGGCATGGAGAGCAGtagccaccaccaccaccagcagCCTGGACCGTCGGGGGAGAAAAGAAACCACCATTGGAGAAGTTACAAGTTGATTATTGACCCCGAGCTGAAGAAGGGGCAGCATAAACTCTACCGTTACGATGGACAGCATTTCAGCAAGGCT acccAGTGCTTTCTCTCGGTGAAAATCGAGGACCCGAGAGTCAGAAGGACATGGACAAAAACCAAGGAGTTGGAACTTCGTGTCCCCAAATTCAAG ATCGATGAGTTCTACGTGGGGCCGGTGCCTCCCAAGCAGGTGACTTTTGCCAAACTGAATGACAACATCAGGGAAAACTTCCTGACCGACATGTGCAAGAAGTATGGGGAGGTGGAGGAGGTGGAGATCCTCTACAACCCCAAGAACAAGAAGCACTTGGGCATTGCCAAGGTGGTCTTTGCCACCGTGAAGGGGGCTCGGGAGGCCGTGCAGCATTTACACAACACCTCTGTCATGGGCAACATCATTCACGTGGAACTGGACACTAAAG GCGAAACTCGGATGCGATTCTACGAGTTGCTGGTGAATGGCCTCTATACCCCCCAGACCCTGCCGGTGGGCATCGAGCTGGACACCTCTCCAACGGTCAATAAAACTTTGCAG CTGACAGATGCCCTGAAGCGCCTGAAGGATGGCAGCGGGGCCTCGGCGGGCTCCTCGGCATCAGTCACCCCCAACAGCAGCACGCCCTTCTCCCACGACACCGCCTATTCCAGTAGCCGCCTGGACACCCCCAACTCCTATGGCCAGTGCACGCCCCTCACC CCCCGCTTGGGCACCCCCTTCTCACAAGACTCCAGCTACTCCAGCCGC CAGCCCACCCCCTCCTACCACTACAGCCAGGACTCGGGCTACAAGGCCCGCCGGCACGAGACCAAGTTCACGGACGCCTACAACCGCCGCCACGAGCACCACTACGTCCACAACTCATCCGGGGCCTTCCGCTCCTCGGAGCACACGTTCCCGGCCGCCGCCTCCGGTGGGGCCAGCGGGGGCGGCGGCAGCTCCTACAAGCCCCACGTCCAGCCAGAGACCCCCCAGTACTCCCACACTCCCCCTTCCGCCCCCGTGGGCCACACCGGCTCCAACTACAAGTCGGCCTTCTCCCCCTACCAGGCCCCGGCCCTGTTTGCCCCGCACCCCGAGGAGCCGGCGGCCCTGCCAGCCTTTGCCCAGGGGGCCCGAGACGGTGGGGAGTACCGCCGGGCCCAGCCCCCGCTCGAGCCCCCAGCCGTCGCCGCCCCTCTAGCCAAAGAGAGGCCCGAGACCCCCCCGggaccgccgccgccgcccccgcccCCTGAGCTGAACAGCCTGGAGCCCGGCGGGGGGCCCAGCTTTGGCTGGAGCCCCGAGCGCTGCAACAGCCCCGGGACGCCCACTCTGGAGGCCTCCCCGTCTGCCTCGGAGAAGCCCCACGACAGCCTGGACTCCCGCATTGAGATGCTACTGAAGGAGCAGAGAACCAAACTTCCTTTCCTGCGAGAACATGACTCGGACACAGAGCTGCGCATGGAGGGCAGCcccatctcctcctcttcctcacagCTCTCTCCCCTGCCCGCCTTCGGCTCCAATTCCCAGCCCGGCTTCAGAGGCCAGACCCCCTCATCTCGGCCCTCCAGCACGGGCCTGGAGGACATCAGTCCCACCCCGCTGCCGGACTCGGACGATGAGGAGGACttgggcctgggcctgggccccCGGCCCCCTCCGGAGCCGGGCCCCCCTGACCCAGCCGGACTTCTGGGCCACGGGGCTGACGCGGCCAAGGAGATGGCCGGGGAGAGGACACCCGCCTCGGAGAAGATGGATGAG GGTCAGCAGTCCTCGGGGGAGGACATGGAGATCTCCGACGACGAGCTGCCCTCCGCGCCCATCACCAGCGCCGACTGCCCCAAGCCCATCGTGGTGAACTCCTCGGTCACCACCCCGGCCGTGCTGGCGACAGCCATCCCCCTGCCGCCCCCCGGCTTCCCGCCGcccctgccgccgccgccgccccctcccccccagcccggCTTCCCCATGCCGCCCCCGctgcccccgccgccgccgccgcctccgcccCCCACCCATCCGGCGGTCACGGTGCCGCCTCCGCCCCTGCcggcgccgccgccgcccccgggGGTGCCCCCGCCCCACATCCTGCCCCCGCTGCCCCCCTTCCCTCCGGGCATGTTCCCCATGATGCAGGTGGACATGATGAACGTGCTGGGGGGCCAGTGGGCCGGGATGCCCATGTCCTTCCAGATGCAGACGCAGATGCTCAGCCGCATGATGCAGGGCCAGGGCATGTGCCAGTACCCGCCCTTCATGGGCAGCGGCATGCAGTTCGTGAACCTGCCCCCCTACCGGCCCTTCTCGGTGGGTGCCGCCATGGGCCGGGGCCAGCAGTGGCCGCCGCTGCCCAAGTTCGACCCCTCGGTGCCCCCGCCGGGCTACATGCCCAAGAAGGAGGACCCCCACAAGGCCACGGTGGACGGCGTGCTGCTGGTGATCGTCAAGGAGCTGAAGGCCATCATGAAGCGCGACCTGAACCGCAAGATGGTGGAGGTGGTGGCCTTCCGGGCCTTTGACGAGTGGTGGGACAAGAAGGAGCGCATGGCCAAG GCGTCCCTGACCCCGGTGAAGTCGGGAGAGCACAAGGACGAGGAGAGGCCCAAGCCCAAGGACCGCCTCACCTCCTGCCTGCTGGAGAACTGGAGCAAGGGCGAGGGGCTCGGCTACGAGGGCATGGGGCTGGGCATCGGCCTCCGGGGCGCCATCAGGCTGCCCTCCTTCAAG GTAAAGAGGAAGGAGCCGCCGGACCCGGCCTCTACGGGAGACCAGAAGAGACTGCGGCCCTCCACCTCGGTAGACGAGGAAGATGAAG agTCCGAAAGGGACAGGGACATGTCCGACGTCCCCTCCGACCTCTCCAAGAAGGACCCAGACGGAGTCAGCATCCGGAGGCGGCCGGCCCGTCCCCTGGAGCTGGACAgcgagggggaggaggaggacgatAAGGAGGAGTCATCTTCCTCGTCTTCGTCCTCCTCGTCTTCGTCGTCGTCGTCATCCTCGTCCTCGTTGTCTTCGTCGTCGTCGTCTTCCtcggagaaggaggaagaggaggaggacagGCTGGCCAAGACCTCTTCTGACAAG gaggaggaggaggaggaagaggaggaagaggaggaggtctgcgaggaggaggaggaaggagatgaggatgaggaagaagagacagCAGAGGTGGAGTTGAGTGAGAAGGAGGAGGAGCCAGACTCTGAAGGAG AGGATGCTGGGAGCATGGTCTCTTCCAAGGCAGAGGCTGTGTCCTCTGAAGAAAGCGAGGATTCTTCAGATTATGAATCAAGTTCAGAgtctgaggaggaggaggaggaggaggaggatgaggaggaggaggaggaggaggaagaggaggaggaggaggaggaagaggaagaggagacagTGGCGTTAGAGGAAGTAGTGGAGGAGGCAGCACCCGGGGAAAGCCAAGACCTGCAAGTAGCTGGGGAACTGGccatggaggaggaggaggaggaagatgaggaggaggtgGTGACCATCCTGGAGCTGACGCCGGTGGTGGACGAGCCAGACTTGCCGAACCTGGGAGCCGAGGAGACGGCGGGCATCGGGGACGCCGCCGAGCTGCCGGGCCTCAAGCAGGTGGGAGAGATGCTGGCCGAGTCTCCCACCCCAGCCGGGCCCCCAGAGCCCCCGAGACGCCGGAGCCCGTCCCCCGTGGTCGCCTCAG GGGAAGAGTTAGAGGCCGAACTGGAATCTGCAGAAATCCCCAAGGACATGTCTTTGCTGCAGCTCCAGCGACCTCCCAGCCCACCGGGCCTCCCCCCAGAGGCTGCACCTCCCCTGGGCAGCTTCCTTCGGGAGGTGGAGATGGAGGGCCGGCCCCACCCCCTCGGCCCTAAAGTGGTCCTCCCCCTGGAGCCAGAGCCCCTTCGGCTGCAGCCTCTGTTCCCCGCCAGACCCCTCCAGGCCCTGCCTCTTCTGGAAGAGCCTCTGCCCGAAGAGCCGCCCCCCCGAACACCGGGCCGGGACCCTCTGGCCAAGTCCCAGAGCACAGAGACTGTGCCAGCCACACCGGGCAGTGATACGCCCCTCACCGCCAGCAGCCTGGCTCTCAGCTCCCCCCAGGTCCCCAGCAGCCCCTTCTCTTACCCGTCCCAGTCTCCCGGGCTCAGTGGCGGGGGCATCCCTCGGACGCCTGGGCGAGACTTTAGCTTCACACCCACTTTTCCCGAGGCTGTGGGGcccctgcctctgtctgtctgctCCCTTCCACCTGGCAAGAAGCTCCCTGGGGATGAGCGACCAGGGCCTGGTGCTCCAGCTTCTTCCAGCCCCCTGGAAACCAGCTTTCCCCTGCCCGTTTCTCTTCCGGTGCCCCTTTCAGTGCCGGTCCCTCTGCCGGTCCCGCTGCCCCTCCCTCCGGGTCCGTTGCTCCCCCGATCCTCCACCTTACTACCTCTGCCCTTGACCTTGCCCCTGGCTCTGCCTCTGGCCTCTTCCCTGCCAACCCCATGCCCTCCTCCCACCAAGAGGAAGCCTGGGAGGCCCAAACGTTCCCCACCAGCTGTGCTGACCCTGGACGTGCCTCCAGGAAGGCTCGCCACCTTGCCTCCTGAGGCAGCGGGCCCCAAGCTGCTGCTGCTGGCAGGGCAGCCCCCTGCCGCTGCCTCCTTCCACGGGGCGCCAGACCCCCGAGTCGTGACGCTGGACTTTAGGAACGACGGGGgcctccctcccccactcccgCCTCCGCCACCACCCCCACCCCTGCCCGATGAGCCCACCAAGCTCCCTTTCAAAGAGCTTGAGAATCAATGGCTGGAGGAGCCCCCTCCGCCCAATCGGGGGCCTGAGGAGGACGTGGAGGCCGGTGACGGGGGCGGCTTCAGCAAGCCCAAGCTGCCTTGGCGCCGGCCTCCAAAGAAGCGGCATGAGGACATGGTCGTGCCCCTTCTGCCCCCGCCTTCCCCTGACTTCTCGTCCCCCCAGCGGCCCCTCTTCCGGGCCCGCTCCGAGTTTGAGGAGATGACCATCCTGTACGACATCTGGAACGGGGGGATCGACGAGGAAGACATCCGGTTCCTGTGTGTCACCTACGATCGGCTCCTCCAGCAGGACAACGGCATGGACTGGCTCAACGACACCCTTTGGGTCTACCATCCTT CCACCAGCTTCTCTACTCCCAAGAAGAAAAAGCGAGAGGATGGCATTCGGGAGCACGTAACCGGCTGCGCCCGCAGCGAGGGTTACTACAAGATTGACaagaaagataaactaaaatACCTCAACAACAGCCGCGCCTTCGCCGAGGAGCCCCCAGCAGACACCCAG GGCATGAGCATCCCTGCTCAGCCACACGCCTCCACCCGAGCAGGCTCCGAGCGCCGCTCAGAACAGCGGCgccttctctcctctttcacgGGAAGTTGTGACAGCGACCTGCTCAAGTTCAACCAGTTAAAG